In Candidatus Marinimicrobia bacterium CG08_land_8_20_14_0_20_45_22, the genomic stretch ATATTATCAATGAACTTGATGATAGTGATATTGAAATTAAAACAGACGGAGACGCAAGTATAACTATTACCTCATCTCACGGTGTTTATAAAATTCCAGGAAGACCCGGAGATGAGTTTCCTTCCACGCCAAAAATCAGTCTCATGAATTATGTAACGATTAATAATAAACTGTTAAGTCGATTAATTCAAAAGTCTATTATTGCAGTTAGTAAAGATGAATTGAGACCCTCATTAACCGGTGTGTTTTTTCAAATTAAGGAAGGAGAAATAAGCGCTGTTTCTACTGATGGTCATCGACTGGTTTGTATGGTAAATAAAGGATTTAATAATCAGAATTT encodes the following:
- the dnaN gene encoding DNA polymerase III subunit beta, translated to MQFSVNKNTLLSNIQKVSKVSPSRSTMPILNSILFEVEQNKLTLRTSDIEITMSISVEVKGIEDGSIAIPSRMILDIINELDDSDIEIKTDGDASITITSSHGVYKIPGRPGDEFPSTPKISLMNYVTINNKLLSRLIQKSIIAVSKDELRPSLTGVFFQIKEGEISAVSTDGHRLVCMVNKGFNNQN